GAGCTATTTTACACATAGcctttatttcagaatttatttttgcgGTCATATTAATCTCctacaatgattttttattcaatcttaATAAACTTGAAAGATACAGCTTATTCATTGTAGGTGCAATTGAATGGCCAAATCTATGATAGACTTGTGaatgaatgcttaaaaattgttaacaatGTGATGACAGATGGAAGGAAATATTTCTAgcaataattagttaaaattactgCGAACAAGAgatgaaaaattggaaaaagttGACTAAGATACACcccgataaaaaatttatgcatttcttttgcatatttttgaaggaaaaaattgttttaaaaagctgTATTTTGGGTCAAAGCATAATTAAATGACACTGAAATCAAGTATAATGAAATCAAGCTAAATAACCCTGAAATCAATttgatagaaaaagaaaataaaatttacatacacTATGGGCTAGAGTGGAAGATACTGGTACATTCTCATGTGATGGTGTTGGAGATATAGGAATGGAAGGTTTTACTGTCATAGACGTATTAACTGAAGTTGATGTACATGGTTCAGGTGTTTGAAAAGAAGCACATGTATTTTCAGTCAAATTATTAACCACATTCAAAGTAGGGTCAAAACCTtttaattcatcattgaaaGTCTCCAAAGCTGAAATTCCAATTAAAGTCTCATCTGTAATTAAATCAGATGATTTTTCAGCCGAATTAAGTTTGTTAAAGTTGGATGAATCTGATATTAAACTATCAATTTCAATTGCCTCATCGCATAAGATATCaagatcattattttttgaacatgaGTTCAAGCTACTCTGAGAAACTAAATTCGTGGAATTGGATATAAATGGTTTCGGAATTTTGATATCAGTAAGCTCAGCCagagaaaacttattttctataGTATCACTTAAATGTGAATTGAAAGTTAATGTTAAAGGATCATCATTTGTTGGAGTAGTACTTGAGAGGTTCAAAACATTTGgacttttcataatattttcatgatCATAAACAAATGGTTGAAGTTTAAAATCAGTATcggtaatattatttaaactgttgGATAATGTTGCCTCAAGATTAGTTTCAGCAGTTGCAAAATCCATTGGTTCAGGCAGCTCACTCAATACAGCAGTACACTCAAATGGCTTCACAGATGTTATGATATTATTCTGGTTGGATATTTGATCAGGCAACTCAATATCTGAATTTTCATGAACTGAAACAGGAGTTGGTTGTTTGACAGATATCAAATCAataggagaaaattttttaggtaATATTGAATTACAGATAGAGTTATTAAATGATACAGAGTGACTAACAGAATCTGGACTCTGAGATTTAAGAATACCTTTTTGAAGAGGTACTTTAAATTCTGGCAGATTACTAGAAGATTCATTAGATTGGCAAGGTTTAGGGATCAAAGTTGTATCAGAGATGCCTTTTGATAAGTGAGTCACTTCACTCCTTTCATTGAAATTCTGAGGTCTAATACATGCttcatttagtaataatttagaCTGTAAAAGGATAGAGTTATCAGTTGAACTATCTATTTTGCTAGATATGTTAGAGCTTGAAGATGATGCACTAATTGAATTTACAGATGAATTTGATGGCTTAATCAAAGAGCGTTTTGAGGAATCATCTAATGGCATAGGGATGTCAAGTATTTTCTCCGGACTGTTTTCCATAGATAAGTCAAATGTTACAATAGCTGGCTTTGATGTCTCTGTAGATGGTATTGGGGATGGTAGTTTCAGAGAAGTTGGTGAGTTTGAAGAAGCCTTCCTCACTGAAGCAACTTCAGATGGCTGAGCAGGATTGGATGAGTCACACAAACTTTTAATATCTAATGAATTTACTATTACAGAACAtacttttacttctttttttcttgaaactaAGTTTGGCTCATTGGAAACactagtttcttttttagtgGACTCTTTCAATAAGGGATCACTTCCAGATTGTTGCATATCTACTAATTTTACTTTAGAGTCAGAAAcagaaacaacttttttaatgacACTCTTGCAAAccttttttctggaaaattcaggaagattatttattttggtaatatcatttatcttatttaaagcttttattttctcttctgaattaatatctaatttatttaatagaactATTGGCTGGGTAGATGAATCTGAAGAATCTGGACAAATTGAGAAAAAGGGACTGTGCTTCCTAGATATATTGAATGAAACTTTGTTCTTAGaatcatttgattttgattCACTTTCAGTTTTCGTAATAGAGACAGATTTTGACAAGGTAGAATCATTTAATGCACCATGATGCAAGGTAGAACATGATTCATTTGCAACAGGGTTGGAACCATCAATTACAAGTACACTTGTATTACTTTTTGGATCAACTAATGGTTCTTTTACTGACTCAAGTGAAGATTTCGAAGAATCAGACATGTTTAATGGTGTACTAATCTCCATTGGTTCAGAAATTGATGttgttaaaacctttttttgtaaattagacTTCATATCAGTGGTGtctataaaagcttttaaaaatgtgttatcaTGAGTTACATTCTTGTTGATTTCATCGTTTTTAGATGAGTTAACTGTATCACTTGTGCTTTGATCATCAGATTCTGGCAAAATCAAACAATCACTTTTTGCCAAACGAATTGACTCAGTATCTGCTGCTCTGTTAACCAACTCTGAAACTAATGACAATGTCAAACTTAATGTTTCTGTTGAGTTATTTGGCAATAGATTATCgcgattattaattttatcacgaCTAACAGAACTACCAACTTTTAAATCTTTAGAAGCGAGAATCTtatctttttcattaatatttgataatttctttaCAATAACTTCAACATTAAGAGATTTTGAAGAATCATTAGTTATTACTTTAGAAAGAGTGGAAGGATCATTAGTAATTACTTTGGAATGAGTAGATGATTCATTAGTTATTACTTTAGAAAGAGTTGTAGGATCATTAGTTATTACTTTCGAGAGAGTTGAAGAATCACTAGTTATTCCTTCAGAAAGAGTTGAACAATTATTAATTCTCTCTTCTGAAAGAATTGAAGAATTATTTGTAACGACTTCAATTGCTTCTAACACACTGTTAGATTCACAAGAGTCATTAGGTGAAGGGAGTTTGTCAAAACCTATGTCTTTTAATACATTACCATCAGGAAGTGGAGAAGAATTTTCCTTTTGCAGCAAGTTAGAAGATTCAATATTTTCAgtagttgaagaaattttagaatcttGAGTTTCATAAAGTTCACAAGCATTTGTGTTAAGAAATTTACTTTCTGTTCTCCCAGGTTTAGGTTTTTTACATGACAAATCCAACTCAACAACATGAACTTCTTTTGTGTCGGCTATACTACAAGAATTACCTTTTTCCGATTCAATAGCAGAATTTAAACCACATTTTGAAGGAGATATAGATTTATCAGTTAATATTACTCTTTCCATTAAATTATcatctgtattttttatattactggAAGATGATGTGACTATAGGAGACACTGCCAAATTCGATCGATCTGATAAATCTTTGTTTGAATCAAATTTGGACGATGGCGACAATTTAAATGCCTCATTTTCCTGCGATGAATGTTTTAATTCAAGAGAATCTGGACTGTgaatattgtttgaaatcttTATTGCAGAACTAAAACTAGTATCAATACTTGGgtcactaatatttaaattagtttcaacaTTTTCCTTAGTTGAACTTACAACAACATTCATAGAAGAAGTAGCTACGTTAGTGCATAATTTACTGCTGTCATTTTCTTtagttgttttcaaaatttcactatTCAGACAATTGTTATCAACCACATTATGTTCCATGTTGACATTTTGCAGTTTGATCAAAACAGACTCTGTAGTACCACTTTTAGTTTCATCTGGACAAGGaggagttttttctttttcttcctttgatGTCATATTTGATAATTCAAGCACTTTAAGttgattttcttcatttatagagTTTGATGCAGATGAATCTAGCTTGGAAGAAATAGGATCAGTTTGGTTTACTGTACTGTATCTTGAGTACTCATAGCCCTGATCAGAAGATTTATGTCGATAAAGTCTTAACTTTAAAGTTCCAGTATTTTCAGGTGTATCTGAATTTGAAATAGAAAgagatattttactttcttgATCCATGCTAGTAAAAGAGGGTGGAATAATCATATTCAAAGCTTCAGATGGCACAGAGTACAACCACTCATCATCACATGATGTTTCACCTTCATAAACTCCATCATCAAAGCTTGATTCTT
This region of Parasteatoda tepidariorum isolate YZ-2023 chromosome X1, CAS_Ptep_4.0, whole genome shotgun sequence genomic DNA includes:
- the LOC107448576 gene encoding serine-rich adhesin for platelets isoform X2 encodes the protein MSYKYTKNEFGKRGRTDDDSDDESEEDCSKNIFKYLMFYIFPSNVGDGRRKVLHNLIKKHGGNFTEVVTNHTTHVLVDESVSCGKICRALSWTTFPPHISVVYINWLSDCVRAEYCLKTSDYQVPNNHKPTYVITCANSATSKNSPDTHYIKTKSQSKLKHSKQPRIVEVIEADMSNIESVEEEESSFDDGVYEGETSCDDEWLYSVPSEALNMIIPPSFTSMDQESKISLSISNSDTPENTGTLKLRLYRHKSSDQGYEYSRYSTVNQTDPISSKLDSSASNSINEENQLKVLELSNMTSKEEKEKTPPCPDETKSGTTESVLIKLQNVNMEHNVVDNNCLNSEILKTTKENDSSKLCTNVATSSMNVVVSSTKENVETNLNISDPSIDTSFSSAIKISNNIHSPDSLELKHSSQENEAFKLSPSSKFDSNKDLSDRSNLAVSPIVTSSSSNIKNTDDNLMERVILTDKSISPSKCGLNSAIESEKGNSCSIADTKEVHVVELDLSCKKPKPGRTESKFLNTNACELYETQDSKISSTTENIESSNLLQKENSSPLPDGNVLKDIGFDKLPSPNDSCESNSVLEAIEVVTNNSSILSEERINNCSTLSEGITSDSSTLSKVITNDPTTLSKVITNESSTHSKVITNDPSTLSKVITNDSSKSLNVEVIVKKLSNINEKDKILASKDLKVGSSVSRDKINNRDNLLPNNSTETLSLTLSLVSELVNRAADTESIRLAKSDCLILPESDDQSTSDTVNSSKNDEINKNVTHDNTFLKAFIDTTDMKSNLQKKVLTTSISEPMEISTPLNMSDSSKSSLESVKEPLVDPKSNTSVLVIDGSNPVANESCSTLHHGALNDSTLSKSVSITKTESESKSNDSKNKVSFNISRKHSPFFSICPDSSDSSTQPIVLLNKLDINSEEKIKALNKINDITKINNLPEFSRKKVCKSVIKKVVSVSDSKVKLVDMQQSGSDPLLKESTKKETSVSNEPNLVSRKKEVKVCSVIVNSLDIKSLCDSSNPAQPSEVASVRKASSNSPTSLKLPSPIPSTETSKPAIVTFDLSMENSPEKILDIPMPLDDSSKRSLIKPSNSSVNSISASSSSSNISSKIDSSTDNSILLQSKLLLNEACIRPQNFNERSEVTHLSKGISDTTLIPKPCQSNESSSNLPEFKVPLQKGILKSQSPDSVSHSVSFNNSICNSILPKKFSPIDLISVKQPTPVSVHENSDIELPDQISNQNNIITSVKPFECTAVLSELPEPMDFATAETNLEATLSNSLNNITDTDFKLQPFVYDHENIMKSPNVLNLSSTTPTNDDPLTLTFNSHLSDTIENKFSLAELTDIKIPKPFISNSTNLVSQSSLNSCSKNNDLDILCDEAIEIDSLISDSSNFNKLNSAEKSSDLITDETLIGISALETFNDELKGFDPTLNVVNNLTENTCASFQTPEPCTSTSVNTSMTVKPSIPISPTPSHENVPVSSTLAHSKRKPTKLFLETPNSRIIRKLQLLHDSFKRIENKWRMHAYEKAIMAVRKSNRPITTIEDVQALGSGIAKRIAENILEIVQTGQLRKINEVCSKQREATIRLYSKVWGIGSKVAENLYKEGHRTIRDLKFKANLSRAHLIALRYFTDLKRQIPRPEAEKILTTILKRIFSPFPYVQCDACSSLRRNKLSTGHIDLLLTLPEGHENDHKILPEIVAKLHQDGYLIDDLIRHEENGAQTKYVGIFKLKTDGAKHRRLDITVCTKDEQACALLKLTGPTYFNKAIRQIAKKRNMILDEHSLRVKVINPDGIQMEKRLDTPNEDAVFQCLGLPFRSPVLRDPDKSK
- the LOC107448576 gene encoding serine-rich adhesin for platelets isoform X1 yields the protein MSYKYTKNEFGKRGRTDDDSDDESEEDCSKNIFKYLMFYIFPSNVGDGRRKVLHNLIKKHGGNFTEVVTNHTTHVLVDESVSCGKICRALSWTTFPPHISVVYINWLSDCVRAEYCLKTSDYQVPNNHKPTYVITCANSATSKNSPDTHYIKTKSQSKLKHSKQPRIVEVIEADMSNIESVEEEESSFDDGVYEGETSCDDEWLYSVPSEALNMIIPPSFTSMDQESKISLSISNSDTPENTGTLKLRLYRHKSSDQGYEYSRYSTVNQTDPISSKLDSSASNSINEENQLKVLELSNMTSKEEKEKTPPCPDETKSGTTESVLIKLQNVNMEHNVVDNNCLNSEILKTTKENDSSKLCTNVATSSMNVVVSSTKENVETNLNISDPSIDTSFSSAIKISNNIHSPDSLELKHSSQENEAFKLSPSSKFDSNKDLSDRSNLAVSPIVTSSSSNIKNTDDNLMERVILTDKSISPSKCGLNSAIESEKGNSCSIADTKEVHVVELDLSCKKPKPGRTESKFLNTNACELYETQDSKISSTTENIESSNLLQKENSSPLPDGNVLKDIGFDKLPSPNDSCESNSVLEAIEVVTNNSSILSEERINNCSTLSEGITSDSSTLSKVITNDPTTLSKVITNESSTHSKVITNDPSTLSKVITNDSSKSLNVEVIVKKLSNINEKDKILASKDLKVGSSVSRDKINNRDNLLPNNSTETLSLTLSLVSELVNRAADTESIRLAKSDCLILPESDDQSTSDTVNSSKNDEINKNVTHDNTFLKAFIDTTDMKSNLQKKVLTTSISEPMEISTPLNMSDSSKSSLESVKEPLVDPKSNTSVLVIDGSNPVANESCSTLHHGALNDSTLSKSVSITKTESESKSNDSKNKVSFNISRKHSPFFSICPDSSDSSTQPIVLLNKLDINSEEKIKALNKINDITKINNLPEFSRKKVCKSVIKKVVSVSDSKVKLVDMQQSGSDPLLKESTKKETSVSNEPNLVSRKKEVKVCSVIVNSLDIKSLCDSSNPAQPSEVASVRKASSNSPTSLKLPSPIPSTETSKPAIVTFDLSMENSPEKILDIPMPLDDSSKRSLIKPSNSSVNSISASSSSSNISSKIDSSTDNSILLQSKLLLNEACIRPQNFNERSEVTHLSKGISDTTLIPKPCQSNESSSNLPEFKVPLQKGILKSQSPDSVSHSVSFNNSICNSILPKKFSPIDLISVKQPTPVSVHENSDIELPDQISNQNNIITSVKPFECTAVLSELPEPMDFATAETNLEATLSNSLNNITDTDFKLQPFVYDHENIMKSPNVLNLSSTTPTNDDPLTLTFNSHLSDTIENKFSLAELTDIKIPKPFISNSTNLVSQSSLNSCSKNNDLDILCDEAIEIDSLISDSSNFNKLNSAEKSSDLITDETLIGISALETFNDELKGFDPTLNVVNNLTENTCASFQTPEPCTSTSVNTSMTVKPSIPISPTPSHENVPVSSTLAHSKKRKPTKLFLETPNSRIIRKLQLLHDSFKRIENKWRMHAYEKAIMAVRKSNRPITTIEDVQALGSGIAKRIAENILEIVQTGQLRKINEVCSKQREATIRLYSKVWGIGSKVAENLYKEGHRTIRDLKFKANLSRAHLIALRYFTDLKRQIPRPEAEKILTTILKRIFSPFPYVQCDACSSLRRNKLSTGHIDLLLTLPEGHENDHKILPEIVAKLHQDGYLIDDLIRHEENGAQTKYVGIFKLKTDGAKHRRLDITVCTKDEQACALLKLTGPTYFNKAIRQIAKKRNMILDEHSLRVKVINPDGIQMEKRLDTPNEDAVFQCLGLPFRSPVLRDPDKSK